One Gossypium arboreum isolate Shixiya-1 chromosome 13, ASM2569848v2, whole genome shotgun sequence genomic window, TATAGGATACTGCactctaaaataattttaaaaaacaaacatattttaaatatctatttatttataatcTATATAAAAGTAGGAGTTTAAAAAACTTTTGAGCTGATGAGAATATCATTTATTCTCTATCATATTACTAAATTTACTTTaacaataattataatttaatttagaatTAATAATTTGTGCTAATTTTAAGATAGAGTTATTACTTTTATAGAActctaaacataaaatataataaaatttgtaatatttataattattaattaattattcatttttattgtgTTTATTAATGTAAAATAGAATTATTGCTTGAATAAAACTTTAAGtatattaattatcacttaattaatattagaattatatatcaattaaaacttaaatttaGCTTTATACATAGTATTTAGTAAATAAGCCCTTACAATCAAGTACATCTAAGAGGCAATATCGAGTCATATTCAAATAACAATGTCATCAGAGAGTTATCGAAGATTATACTAAATGATGATAATGATGTACtatgatattatttttaaagttttttctaTAAGTTTTACTATGTGAAACAAACGCCGTTAAAATTGTTtcttttttgttatttatttggTCTATGTAAAAAATATTTTGTGAGTTTGTTTTGAAAAGAAAGTCAAATTACAGTAATTGTTTTTAATCACTattattaaatatgtttattaatttagtttaaatattttcatatttcCCATGAACTATTGTTATAATTACTACATGTTGTTTtacctattttttttatttgttttcaaaTTAACATTATAgattattttcttatataatttcaaatttttatattatttaaaaaattaagaaaaattatcatgatagataaaaataattaagaatatgttatttaaaaactaataaaaattaaacaCGTAAATCTACATGCAATGCATCAAACATTAGAAACTAGTTTATATAAAGGTACgagtttagaaaaacttttgaacTAAcgagaatatttttatttttcaacatATTACTaagtaataataatttaatttattattatttaaaagattaacataaaatagaaattatgataattaacatttaaaaataattataatttaacttGAATAAAACTCTAagcttaaaataaaaaattttgatctATTgattaacacataattaatattaaaattatatatgaaataaaattaaaatttaacactATAAATAAGATTTAGTAGGTAGACTATTCATTCCTATTGGAGATTGGAAGCACTAAAGCAATAATTTTGGGAAGCAGCAAATATTTAACGTCAAAAAAATTTTTTAGAAAGGCTTTAACCTAAATCaatttagaaattaaaatatgttatgttatatgctaattttataatttgataaAAGTACCTTCTAAATAATAGTTTAGcccttaatatttaatttttaatcaaaatagtctttaatttttagttaaattttatcctcaaccttttaaaaaaatttaatttgtccatcaatctttaaaaaaaaaatcaaattgactaaaactttatatttttaaacatgGTAGACTACAGAGGTGAAGCTAGAAAAATTTTTTAGGgggccgaaattaaattgtatattttgaagATAATAAAACTGCAATGTCACCATTTTAACTTTATAATTTAAAGAGGataaatcaattttttatcatttttaagggagtcaaagtataattttaccattactaatttaaaattttaaactttaaaggggcctaaatgaaaaattttccattttagaggGGCCGGGGCACCTCCCAGCTACACCGTGGCAGACCACATGGCACTTCACATGTATTTcatgcttatttttatttttgatttttattaactttttatatttttatatatatttaaatatttttataattttaaattacttGTAACATAACTTATAAAACAAATAGTTTCATCTCAGTAAGAAGCACATATGAACTCTCACACGAGTTGTCACATAAACATAGTTAGAAATTAATAATTTTGtcaatgtttttatttaaaaaacgatTTAACTCTTTTGAAAAATTAATgataaaattcaattaaaaataaaaactcaaattaaaataaagagttaaatttaaattataggaATAAGAAATTGAATGGGGTACCCCACCCTTGTACTATTTAagagagaaataaaaatattgacCCTATTGGTTCAAATCTATACAATATTTGTTGAAGTTATCCCATTGGTTAAGAAACAACCAAGTCATTAAAATTGTTAATGTAAATAAATTTtacatagattttttttttaaaatatgcgTTATTTTTGGtgacatatttatattaaatatgtaaaataaatgattgaattttgaatttataagatgattataaattagtaaattaatatGACAGTGTATCCGTGATctactttaaaatttaaaattttacctctAATACACAAAATTGATATTAGAAAAACAGTCCACCTCATTCAAGTCATTTTCCTCCTTCCTTTACTTTTCTCATCAACACCAAACATCAAATGAAAACTGTTAATTTTGCCCACACTCTTTTTTATTTCTCCACTTATCTACCGTCACCCATCGTGGCTTCTATGAAATATCACGATATTGAAtcaattatttttcaatttttcattCCACTTCATgcttctctttttattttatttttaaattattatataatacaAACATACATAAAACTAATTATTAATATACCCACGATTATGACAATTAGAACTACAcaaaaatgatacttgttttttaAATACTTGTAGCTGTCAGCTTTTGTACTCGTCAAAAAGACATGTCTTTTTGTTTGATGTGTAGGGTTTACGTGGATAATCGAGTGTTATCAACATTTGCTTTTGTTTTTTCCATCCCCACATACGTGGCATTTCATTACaatatctatttttttttaaatattatttttaacttgtttttcttttttctcaggACACATCACATGAAGAACTGCAAATTtcaaattctaatttttttttaaaaaattacgtAAACTTGACGTTCGAATATTCAATGTAATGATAATTGTTTTTTTCCAAAAGATAAGATTCAAAGTTTACGAAATTAAGACAAGGAAATatgtaataattttttatttattttggctgTTAAGTATGCCAACACGACAAAAGATGTGGTTCTCAAACCCAAAGACCTGGAAGGATAAATACAATCTCTTGTCAGTCAATGTTGAAATTCTCTTGTGTTTTAAATGTTTGTTACCCTACCGTTATAATATTGAatagagtataaaaataacataattatattgaaataaaaatatctaaaattatattgatagaattttaatttaattgatactGAAATAATTAAGAAGGCGTAAATTTGAGTGTATTTAAATATATTATCTTTTTATTCATAAATTTAGAAAgtacaaataataaaaaatattaatttattaaaattttataattataaagtaAATTAAAACGTCTTTCAAATAAATTAAACCATTAAACCTGATTAATCTAATATGAATATACCAATCCAATGAAATATTCTATTCCTTTTTTAATGTAACACACCACACTCGATCTGGTTGATGGATTTGAGTGCGAAATGTCACGACATGTTGGCAGAGCAACTCGAACATCATTCATCAACAATagatgtaataccccgaaaacttttacagtaagatattatccttgatatagtaaaataaggaaataaagtgacaaaaggaaattttgagttatgtcaaaattgagaagtatattatgatatattaattcaagaaaggactaaattgtaaaagtgagaaaagttttgttgcacaagagtaaatactcaaaatttgagggttaaagtgtaaatatgaaaagttgaaggaccaatagtgtaaatattttaagagtggaatgatctagaaactaaggaaaatggatgaattaggaccaaattgaataggtgaagaactatgagggactaaattacaattttaccaaattaaatgatgactcaaggatggaattttaaaagataataaagggcaaaatggtcaattggaagagagaaatctagaaagcaatgatgatgtagatattttagattaaataaataaataatagtttattaatattttaatttaatttttaaataatattttattattttattattattttatttagtatatataaggaaagaaagatgaagaatcatcatCTTTTTCCCATGCACCCAACGTATGAagagaaaaggaagaaagaaactttcttttctctacaatttggtccttctaccaaaaattcaccattttcacccaaaaatcaaaagaatttccttagctaccaagagagaaaaatgttaaggaggctATGGGAAGTTAAAGTATCAAGTTGGATTGAAGAAATGGAGGCTGATGGAGAGAGAAAATAAAGATGAAGGTTGGAATCAATAGAACAAGATccagacgactcaaatatgagacttgatcgtggaaaagaaaagatatcggattaatgaaattataaacacaaacaagcaatgaggtaagttcgtgtaacttgaattatattcttaaatgcttgaaatgcatgtttttgatatgaatatgatttgaatgttcattatatgaaatttatgaaacattgacatatttgatgggaagaaatcctggttgaatgaaaggaaaattcgatggatctctgaaaaggaattgactgtaaaaaggatctagcccggatgggtgatcctatctgatatagccctccgaagaatatgtgggaaatggatttagccggacgggtaatccaaattagggtcaatttagctttggatggtaattggatccaagctcattagagtaattgtcgttgcgggatttagctttgggtggtaatctcgacaatactctatgagtttatattactgaggatttagcctggactggtaatcccacttgtaaggatgaggttcatgagtgtgctctcgatatgaaatgtgtaagaccatggttgaaagacaccatggcaactgatatgaaatgtgtaagaccatggttgaaagacaccatggcaactcgatatgaaatgtgtaagaccatggttgaaagataccatggcaacatgacagaaaatgagtaagaccatagttgaaagacactatggcatcatgtcaaagataaataaggcgtggatgggagacgctatggcatctgttgaacaattgatatttcgtaatatgtatcggatgacgaatggttatatgaaataattatgaagatagataaacgaaataagtataagtacatggaatataaatttatgttaagtttgatataagctattacggaataaatatacataaaatatatagaaatgatggagcatgaaatattgatataatgaaatgaatgatatatgcttatgaagaaagcggtaaaagaatgatatgtttcataacatgtacatatatgattatctttgatatattgatacaagaaaattatgtaagtaaagacaattattaaattcaagtgtgacatgtcgagaaaataagtatatcaatgttgaatttatatgaaatatatgcaagtatactaacaataatATGGCTTGACACTTACACAAAggacaagctattgattgaatggtaatatgtttaattacaagaagcattgaaatgataagtacttagatgaaaataaaatttaagattttgcgaatttTTTTATAATCTCGATTTAATTCCATTTGGTTTCTAGTGTAtatttggggcttcgagggcccaatagagagacgttatgattattttcaaaatctgaataataaattactcagaattatctgaaaatgttcagtaaactccagtaatgcctcgtaccctattctggcaatggatacgggtagggggtgttacaatagatGTCACCACACCTATGATGTGTGTGGTCCCAAAAGCTTCCTTGTCATTTAATTGTGGCCAATATTCCAAGTCCTTGATCAGAGATTATGCAAATATTGGGTTAGGGGCAAACATGCCTCCTCAACCTAAATAGGAAGAAATTTCAATCGTTTGTTGACTCTCTAGGTGTGATTGTAAAGGCAATCTTTGGTTGACCGAAGTTCAAATAAAACCACTAATTCAGTTCTATGCAAAGGCCCTACCCTGAATGTTCGGTGTTTTGGCTACCGCAGTTGAAATCTAAAGCAGAAACAAATGAGTGTCTTCCCATTGGTGATTCTGGGGTATCATAACGGGAACTTTCTAACAGAACGGTGAACCTACCACACAATTGTGTCGTTGCACTCTTGCTTTGTTCTTCTGTTCCGACCTATCTAACAAGAACATATGTTAACCTTCGAGGACCTTCATCTGTCCTTgcaaacttagcatataactcgAGAAATGGTGGTCTATTGCCAATATACGTTTGCACCATCACCTCTAACCCCCTCTCACCTCTGATTTCTAAAGTGTCATATCTAATAGGGTCGACCGAACCACAAAATCGATACTTAGGGGATGCTACTCTCATCTAGTTGGATTGGACGATTTTCTACCTAATTCTTTTTCGAAGTTCTAGCAATTCAATGTTCTGATTGAAAGCCAATTGTACTAtgttttttgataaaaaaaaaaacaacaccaTTCTCGGTGTCACGCACTTCACTATCGTAGTAAACAATGGCATTAATTCATCCACTCATTTTCAGATCCGGATAACCTGTTCCACATGTTCGAAACAAAAACATCATGCAAAGAAATAGTTTTGTAATTAAATATAAACAAGAAATATCAATGCTTACTTTAAACAAATAAGTTGCACCAACTTATGTCTTATTTGCGAACTTCTTCTCTTTTGATCTTCTTACAATTTTTCTTCACTCGTAAATGGATTATGTTACTCAATGTTGAATTAAGTTGGTTTTATAGACTAGAGGTGACTCGTAGTTCGTTCAGAAAATCCCCTAGGTCTACTGGGGAATTGAAAATTGTAGAGAGAAAACACTTCAAGTAGGACGCACTATCTGCAAAAGCATTGAAAGAGCATCTAGCTAAAAGCGTTTTCAGTACCATGTCAGCTAAAAAAGCTTCCAGGTGGATGCACTTTCAGTGCTTCTGTTTACAGTGTGTCCTACTTGAAGCGTTTTCTCTCTATAGATTTCAACCGTAGCCTTATTCAAAGGAACCCATCATATATCACGAGATTCTTGGGATATATTTTTTGAACCTCGTTATTCGAAATAATAGATGAGAGAATAAATAATTTACTgaaaaaattaaactaatattAGTAAAGcgaaaaaaattaataactaaTATTTCACCCCTACCGAGTAGATCGAGTTTCGATTATGAATCCAATTCAAATTTTTAGTTCGAATATACGATTGGTGTAAATATGATTTTTCTTTCCTCGTAAATGGATTATGCCATGCTGAATTAAGTTGGTTTTATAGATTAGAGGTGACTTGCAGTTGGTTCAAAAACTTCCCCAAGCCTACTGGGGAATtgaaaaatttaaagagaaaatGCTCTAAGTAGGATGTATTGTCAGTAGAAGCATTGAAAGTGCGTCCACACGGAAGCTTCTAATTCAGTTTTCCAATTCGAATATAAGGTTGGTGTAAATAcgatgtttttaatttttttaaaaaattattattatttaacatctcaaaaaaaaaatcctaaatcATACTTTTAAATACTCCAAACTCTGAAACCCAAcaactcaaattttaaaataaaatatatggcactaaaaaAATCCAAGAAAAAGTGCTTTCAACTGGAAGTGTTTTACAAAAATAACCTATTTacataatttttctaaaatcaaCCTATTCACATAATTTTTCTCTTGGTAAATTGatcttttaatataatataaaaaatctaATTTACCTTATTCTTTTAATATACGAGACAAAATGGATATAAGAACCTGGTACTTTTACCCAAAATTTATGCATGTAATCGTGACTTGAAAAGGCTGATCAACCATCAATGGCATATAATAATTGAAGTCGTCGGACATGAATTGAGAAGaaaaattaggctggacatacaATTTCAAGTAATAAATAGCTCTATTTATTTGTTAGAAAATTTGTAATAATGGAAAACGGCTTTCTTAattggatttttattttaaacaaaagAATTGTTGATCAAAAGGATTTATTTATAAGATGAAACAAAATGGAAACAGCTTAGTTAAAAATCAGTTGTTACTAATaaagaaaccattttttttttgtaaaatattaatgcattaataacaaaatttgaaattataaatACTTTCAcacattaaatatttttaaataattatcaccaatattaattttaaatgcctgaatcaaaataaaactaatcaaattaaaaagTTTACACCTACCATGCAATTAAAGTACAACTACAGAACCTGAATTAGTAATATTGAAATATTTACAGCATAGTTCGACACAAATACAAATATGTCcaaataagtagaattaaattattattgaaaattgaaaaaattcaatttaaaccTACACATGACATTAGTACATGGTGAGAGCCAACTAATTGCACtaaaattcacatataacatttGCATAGGGTGAGGTTTTGAAACCCACATACATAATTGCATATCCAAATTTAAGTACTTAAAAGATTCACTTGACAGCTATTAAAAAGATTTTCACTTAGTAggtatataattaaaaaattatgttataataaacttaaatttaataaaataatttttataatgttattagttaaacttaaaatttaaaatttaaaaagtaatttttttaaaatttatgaaaaaatcaCGTAGGATATATTTTAACATATAGTAAaacgtaaaataaaataaaataaaatctaaaaacaTTTACAAACCTAAAAGTTTAGAACTTATAAGACCTCTACTTAAAAAAAAGGAGGACCTCAACATGTTGATCATGACTTTCTTTTTTCTTGGCAATTCTAAAGGAATAGGTGTCAAAATACAATAAAGTCTAAATAACGATAACTTCAAATTAAATGTGGCTAAGAAACTTGTCCCTATTGAAAAGCTCTGTTATTTGAATAACCCAAACTCATTAAAGATATGGAAAtttaactttttatatatatatatatatatatatatatatatatatatgagtaaataagtatttttgaattattaaaaatttttatttaaatattttattaaactattaatttttaaattttttaaagattTAACTAGTTTTAAaccataatttaataattaaaattaatattaataaaaaatatatattaaattagagTTGATTTgacaattaatattaaatattaaaaaaattatttaaattttagttcaTAAGTCATcatgtttaaaattattttataaaaaaaactagagaaaataatttttaattggtGAGCAAAAAGAAGTATAGAAAGACAATTTAAACAATtcaacaaattaaataaaaattaaacaattcaataattatttttaaaaaaattaaaatttaagtgaTAAATTATCATTGCATTTTCACAGATACTTGTACCTTTCACGTCAAtgctttgtttattttgtgaAATTGGAAAAGAGAGAAGAAATTGAAACAAGTAGTCCAATGCCTCTGCTATACCTAGTTTGAAATTGAATACATGAAAATATAGAAGGCAAATGAGAGTAAAAAAAGATGAAATACAAACTCAAATATGGATCATTAAACATCATAACAATAAAAAGAAGAGAGTAAAcaatctaaaattaaaaatcaacTATAAAAATTCCCATACCAAAAACATTACATATTTCTAAAACCCACACGATGAACTACCGAATACCATATTGATCAAGAGGCTAGCTGCAAGAACCACTATACTTGAATAAATTAAAGTGGCAGATGACTTAGGAGGGGAACCGCCAGGTGGAGTGCTGGTCTGAGTCTGAGAGCCAGCTGGAGGaggagaaggagaagaagaagaaggcgaAGGACCCTGTGGTGGTGCCGGTGGGCCTGAAACCGGTGCCTCACCAGGTGGGGAAGAAACAGGAGTAGTTGGAGCTTGGGGTGATGGAGGTGTTGCAATAGGGCCCTCAGCCGTTGGCGACGGTGAAGGACCATGATGGGTGGGAGAGAGCGCTGGGCCTGAATACGGTGCTGGTGATGATGCAGTGGGGGGATTTGATATGGGGCCATGGTGATAAGGAGACTGTGCTGGACCTGGAGTTAATGCTGTAGGAGGCTTTGCAATAGGACCAGGAGCCAGAGCAGGAACCGGAGATGATCCTGTGGGTGGCTTTGCAATAGGACCAGGAGCCAGAGCAGGAACCGGAGATGATCCTGTGGGTGGCTTTGCAACTGGACCATGGTGATAAGGGGAGTGCGCCGGCCCTGGAGTAACAGGGCCATGGTGCTTGGGAGAGGGTGCTGTGGGTGGATGAATGGATGGAGTCCCATGTCTCACAGCCATAACAACAGTGATCATTTTCTGACCCTTTTGGCAATGCCCCTCTTTCCcactaatgaaataaaatggaccGGAATGAGGATACTTAAACTCGGAGCTTCCATTGTTCATTTCCATCAAGGGTTCCTTCCTTTCACACTTATCATAATCATCTTTTTGAACCAAGAGAACCGAGTCTGATcctttttcatatttaaaaaCTGCCAAAAACCAGAAATACATAAATCAATAAACAATTTAACAAGAAGGAAGGAAAACCCCCAAAAAGCATGAACAACTTACTGATAGTGTCATTCACTTGAAACCTCATTTTACCAGCCCACTCATTGTACTTCTCTTTAGGGTGCAAAACCCAGTCAACATAGAAAGTATAGCAATTAGATGAAGAAAGGAAAGAAGCAAATAGAACTagaaaaagggttagtaataaatgAATTTTCATAATTGAAACTTTATTTCTCTTTTGGTTCAAAAAGAAGGGCAAGTTTATGAATATATAGAGTGAAAACACATGTAGCTTCAAAGAAAGCACTAGAAAcccatttttgaaaattaaaagacTTTTGGGATTTaattaagaaaatttaaaaaaagaaaaaaaaaagtgcaaAATTTCACAGTATCATTGGAAGAAATGAAGTAATTTAAGGAGTGTATATTACgtgtttctttttttgttttttgttttttttcctcCCAAGTCTTTATTCATATATGAGGCGCCAAATACGTGGCAAAATAATGGGAAATAAGTGGACATATTTGGAATTTAATGTATGGAATGGTCGAATTTTCTTTTCCCTGGGTAATATGAAGTTTATGTgttagtatttttatttattaatcacattattcaTTCCTTATGTTGATTTTTCTTAACGTAGATATTTGTGTTTAGTAATAAAAATGAACTAGATGCTGGATCACACCCTTATTCTCTTACTAGTTATGTATATAACacaattttataatttcataattatGATAACTAATTTGGTACCATTATTATTTAGGTTAAGCTCAGGTCTAGCCCAAGAACCCAACATTATGTTTTTTTTAAGTTGAAAATGGTGGAGTCTTGCCAAATTTTGAGCCTTTCCATTTTGTCATTTAATAAATGTTTTGGTCTTAATTAATTTGTTTCAGACTTTAAATCCCTTGCTGCCTGCTTCAGAGTCAGACCAATGGTGTGTCGgcaacgagttggcccgattttAGTATCTATGGAGTTGAGACTTGTGATGTCAACAAAGACAGCTTGTCGTTGCCTTACttggattttatttttcatatttatattttcaCCTATGGAATTGTAAACgccaatattaaaaaaaataaaatatcacaATTCGAATTTACATATGCACCTCTTCAAAACGATGAGAAAGAGTTAAAATCAAATTATGGATTTAATCActagtttaatttaattatttttaattattgtatttttCGAGGTCCAATACATTATTACATATGAAATATCgtgtaaatttattattttcatgtattattagtaaaaaattaattaatagatTTAATTAATGTTGTTTGTGTAAATAttggaattttaaaattcaaaaaatatagaaattaagaATGATTTAGATAGGAGCATAGACTAAATCTATAATTTTGCATATAATACAAGATTAATAGTAGAATTTAATCAACTGCTATTATTTAGATaaaagactaaaatttcaaaattctatcaagtacaaaaattaaattttgattaaattaaagtaGAGATATTAAATCATAACTTACGCGCAAAATTATGTCCATCTCTTGAGCAACTTATttgattagcttaagaacaatgaaGAGTAGAAGAGCGAAGCAAGCCATACTGTTGCCTGGTTCTTCTCTGCATTAATCAACAGAGTTTTCCTCATCTCTTTCTGCTGAAATATCAATCTTTGACCATCTCCTATGAAATGTTATCACCAGTAGAATGGCAGCTTGGATTAGCAATCCACATATTAAGCCTATCCATAGACCCTACTCACAAGATACATAAGGGCTAATAAGTACACCTATTtaagaattaaattatttgtttaagTTCGAAGGTGAGTCCAAAATTTGAGAGGAGTGAAAATTCCTCACCTTAGCATACAGCTTAAACTTGAAACCAGCAATAGCTGCAATCGGCATGCCAACAACATAATAAGATGCCAAGTTAACAACTACAACCATGTGCTGCCAACCAATACCTCTTGCCACCCCTTGCAACATTAAAAGAAAAAGGCATTCATGTTATGAACTTAGAAATCTATAAAGAAAGATTGGATGGTTTTCAAACCTGATAAGACACTTTGAAATGAATCAACTGCTATGGAGATTGCAAGAAATGGGGTCATTGTAGCAAAGTCTTTAATGATTGAAGCACTGTCACTGAAGAAACCAGCCCAAGTATCATGACCAAACGCTAAAGCAAGGACAACTATAAGAGCAAGAAGGACCACAAGTTGGAGTGTAACAGCCATGGCTTTCTTAGCTTTCTCTGGTTTGTCAGCTCCCAATTCATTTGACACTCTTGTGCTGGTTCAAAAACAGGGTTTCAATGTCTCAATATCAATGGCTTCAGAaatcaattaaatgaaaaaagaAGCAAATATTATGCAAACTGACCTTGCCGCAGCACTAAGGCCATAAGTAAAATTGAAAGCAATGGCTTCAGTGTTTACACTGGTAAATTGCAGCAGAAAGAATCAACCATTTGAAAACTAAAATAAagtgaaaaaaagaaagaaagaaatagaaataaatatccTACCACATTGCTACCAGTGAAGTAGTTATTTCTGAATTTGGCATCAATCCTGCTAGCAAGACAAGAATTTCAAAAGCCCAGTACTCCAAACTGGCAAAAAAGATACAAGGAAGAAAGGGGTTAATAAAATAATGTTGTCATGGCTGTCACAATATATGTTACtataaaatgatcaagatttggaGGAACTCACCACACCATTGCTGCAGAGGGTAAGGCTAATTTCAAGTCTGGAATGATATAACCAAATGATTCAAAAGAAAACCCTTCCCAAGTGTGCTCAAACTTGTTTGAGAAAGCAACATAGGTTATCAAAAGGAGAAAAGATATCCAAAAAGAGATAGAAGCTGCCATTGAAGC contains:
- the LOC108461686 gene encoding early nodulin-like protein 2, with amino-acid sequence MKIHLLLTLFLVLFASFLSSSNCYTFYVDWVLHPKEKYNEWAGKMRFQVNDTIIFKYEKGSDSVLLVQKDDYDKCERKEPLMEMNNGSSEFKYPHSGPFYFISGKEGHCQKGQKMITVVMAVRHGTPSIHPPTAPSPKHHGPVTPGPAHSPYHHGPVAKPPTGSSPVPALAPGPIAKPPTGSSPVPALAPGPIAKPPTALTPGPAQSPYHHGPISNPPTASSPAPYSGPALSPTHHGPSPSPTAEGPIATPPSPQAPTTPVSSPPGEAPVSGPPAPPQGPSPSSSSPSPPPAGSQTQTSTPPGGSPPKSSATLIYSSIVVLAASLLINMVFGSSSCGF
- the LOC108461933 gene encoding protein DETOXIFICATION 19-like isoform X2; its protein translation is MEPSNSSLDTTALLSQASQRQDQSTETRCLRNVLDVEEAKTQILFSLPMILTNVFYYAIALVSVMFAGHLGELDLAGATLANSWANVTGYAFMVGLSGALETLCGQGFGAKTYNMLGIYLQASCIISFLFSIIISILWFYTEPILIFLHQQPDIAKKADAYLKYQIPAVFAFGLIQNVLRFLQTQSVVMPLVLFSGLPLVLHFGIAYTLVYWTSLGLEGASMAASISFWISFLLLITYVAFSNKFEHTWEGFSFESFGYIIPDLKLALPSAAMVCLEYWAFEILVLLAGLMPNSEITTSLVAMCVNTEAIAFNFTYGLSAAASTRVSNELGADKPEKAKKAMAVTLQLVVLLALIVVLALAFGHDTWAGFFSDSASIIKDFATMTPFLAISIAVDSFQSVLSGVARGIGWQHMVVVVNLASYYVVGMPIAAIAGFKFKLYAKEMVKD
- the LOC108461933 gene encoding protein DETOXIFICATION 19-like isoform X1, giving the protein MEPSNSSLDTTALLSQASQRQDQSTETRCLRNVLDVEEAKTQILFSLPMILTNVFYYAIALVSVMFAGHLGELDLAGATLANSWANVTGYAFMVGLSGALETLCGQGFGAKTYNMLGIYLQASCIISFLFSIIISILWFYTEPILIFLHQQPDIAKKADAYLKYQIPAVFAFGLIQNVLRFLQTQSVVMPLVLFSGLPLVLHFGIAYTLVYWTSLGLEGASMAASISFWISFLLLITYVAFSNKFEHTWEGFSFESFGYIIPDLKLALPSAAMVCLEYWAFEILVLLAGLMPNSEITTSLVAMCVNTEAIAFNFTYGLSAAASTRVSNELGADKPEKAKKAMAVTLQLVVLLALIVVLALAFGHDTWAGFFSDSASIIKDFATMTPFLAISIAVDSFQSVLSGVARGIGWQHMVVVVNLASYYVVGMPIAAIAGFKFKLYAKGLWIGLICGLLIQAAILLVITFHRRWSKIDISAERDEENSVD